One region of Desulfomicrobium macestii genomic DNA includes:
- a CDS encoding ATP-binding protein, with amino-acid sequence MTRIILFLLLFLPPLPLLAAPPSVLVLHSYHPGLSWTDTLNTGISETFRAEMPGALLWVEYLDTKRNTDTSYLSLQAALLRHKLAESTFNLILTTDNDALDFVLEYRDSIFRGAPVVFCGVNDFTPGQLRGQKDITGLAENPAFAETMLSALSLHPGTREFVVIGADQSITDLLTDRSLHALERQFPGIRFTYWNNLDALELRDRLKELGPGQVILIHGVMRNEEGVLVDYRGKNLFLSTHTKVPIYGFWDFEMGTGCVGGKMVQGRTEGERAARLAMEVLGGTDPDDIPVHTKTPSRFIFDYIQLQRLGISEKALPAGSLVLNQPARFYQIDKRYIWTATVGVAVLLAALAMLLSSIRRRQEAQAVLRRHKEQLEEAVRARTEHLRTANDELEREVHERIRAEGDLRKARASLEIEVDRRTTDLRFEIEQRRLAEAHIRDREAKARALINAPTETLLLMDQAGIILDINETGASRLGRNRESLYGLSLYALLPETRAERFRQAVDKVFASGEVRSINEYGEERDLDLRFYPVLDDLGQVTRVAVFMADVTGARRMARQIMLLDKINSLGRMAAGIAHEIRNPLTGIHGYLYAMDEICDDLPATEPASVLRQTIAKIRKAAGKMESVIRRVLDFSKPGTPRLELLDLSVPVQEGLSLMLPTLRKAGITVDTDLTAAPAILGDRMQLEQAVINIVDNAARALRHNEGAKNISLRVLSDQDRLSLCIADNGPGIAPADRERIFDPFYTTANDGTGIGLSIVQRIVADHSGTIHVGESPSGGAEFRLEFPLPAPEHQ; translated from the coding sequence ATGACGCGCATCATTCTTTTTCTCCTGCTGTTCCTGCCGCCCTTGCCGCTCCTGGCCGCACCGCCAAGCGTGCTCGTTCTGCACTCCTATCATCCGGGCCTGTCCTGGACCGACACCCTGAACACGGGCATCAGCGAAACGTTTCGCGCCGAAATGCCCGGAGCACTGCTCTGGGTTGAATACCTAGACACCAAGCGCAACACCGACACATCCTATCTCTCCCTGCAGGCCGCGCTTCTGCGGCACAAACTCGCCGAGAGCACCTTCAACCTCATCCTCACCACGGACAACGACGCCCTGGACTTCGTGCTCGAATATCGTGACAGCATCTTCCGCGGCGCGCCCGTCGTCTTTTGCGGCGTCAACGATTTCACACCCGGACAATTGCGCGGCCAGAAGGACATCACCGGCCTGGCCGAAAACCCGGCCTTTGCCGAAACCATGCTCTCGGCCCTCTCGCTCCATCCCGGCACACGGGAGTTCGTGGTCATCGGCGCGGATCAGTCCATCACCGACCTGCTCACGGACCGTTCCCTGCACGCCCTGGAACGGCAGTTTCCGGGCATCCGCTTCACCTATTGGAACAACCTCGACGCGCTGGAACTGCGTGATAGGCTCAAGGAACTGGGCCCCGGCCAGGTCATCCTCATCCACGGAGTCATGCGCAACGAGGAAGGGGTACTGGTCGATTATCGCGGCAAGAATCTCTTCCTCTCCACCCACACCAAAGTGCCTATTTACGGATTCTGGGATTTCGAGATGGGCACGGGCTGCGTGGGCGGCAAGATGGTTCAGGGGCGCACCGAGGGCGAACGCGCGGCCCGGCTGGCCATGGAGGTCCTCGGCGGAACCGATCCCGACGACATCCCCGTGCACACGAAGACCCCTTCGCGCTTCATCTTCGACTACATCCAGTTGCAGCGCCTTGGAATCAGCGAGAAGGCCCTGCCCGCAGGCAGCCTCGTTCTCAACCAGCCCGCCCGTTTCTACCAGATCGACAAACGCTACATCTGGACCGCCACCGTGGGCGTGGCAGTACTTCTGGCCGCCCTGGCCATGCTCCTGAGCTCCATCCGCCGCCGTCAGGAGGCCCAGGCCGTGCTGCGCCGTCACAAGGAGCAGCTCGAAGAGGCGGTCCGCGCCCGCACCGAGCATCTGCGCACAGCCAATGACGAACTTGAACGCGAAGTCCACGAGCGCATCCGGGCCGAAGGCGATCTGCGCAAGGCGCGCGCCAGCCTGGAGATCGAGGTGGACCGCCGCACCACCGATCTGCGCTTCGAGATCGAACAGCGCCGCCTGGCCGAGGCCCATATCCGCGACCGCGAGGCCAAGGCCCGGGCGCTCATCAATGCCCCGACAGAAACCCTGCTGCTCATGGATCAGGCCGGAATCATCCTCGACATCAACGAAACCGGGGCATCACGCCTGGGCAGAAACCGGGAGTCCCTCTACGGGCTGTCCCTGTATGCCCTGCTGCCCGAAACACGCGCCGAGCGATTTCGGCAGGCCGTGGACAAGGTCTTCGCCAGCGGGGAAGTTCGCTCCATCAACGAGTACGGGGAAGAGCGCGATCTGGACCTGCGCTTCTACCCCGTCCTGGACGATCTCGGACAGGTCACGCGCGTGGCCGTGTTCATGGCCGACGTCACGGGAGCCCGGCGCATGGCCCGGCAGATCATGCTCCTCGACAAGATCAATTCCCTGGGCCGCATGGCCGCCGGCATCGCCCACGAGATCCGCAACCCCCTGACCGGCATCCACGGGTATCTCTACGCCATGGACGAGATCTGCGACGACCTTCCGGCCACAGAGCCCGCCTCGGTCCTGCGCCAGACCATCGCCAAGATCCGCAAGGCCGCCGGCAAGATGGAGTCCGTCATCCGCAGGGTGCTGGATTTCTCCAAACCCGGCACGCCGCGCCTCGAACTGCTCGACCTGTCCGTTCCGGTGCAGGAGGGCCTGAGCCTCATGCTCCCGACCCTGCGCAAGGCCGGGATTACCGTGGATACGGATCTCACCGCCGCGCCGGCCATCCTCGGAGACCGCATGCAGCTTGAGCAGGCGGTCATCAACATCGTGGATAACGCGGCCCGGGCATTGCGTCACAACGAGGGAGCCAAGAACATCTCGCTGCGCGTCCTGTCCGACCAGGACCGGCTCAGTCTGTGCATCGCGGACAACGGGCCGGGCATAGCCCCGGCCGATCGGGAACGCATTTTCGACCCGTTCTACACCACCGCGAACGACGGCACCGGCATCGGCCTGTCCATCGTGCAACGCATCGTCGCCGACCACAGC
- the rpsF gene encoding 30S ribosomal protein S6, giving the protein MTRYEELILLSPELGVEECREIVNNFSAIVEREGGTVLKIDDWGVKDTAYPVRKFNRGRYVRMELNMPGKAVAELERNVRITDGVFKFITVRLAETPVAATEEA; this is encoded by the coding sequence ATGACCAGGTACGAGGAATTGATCCTGCTCAGCCCTGAGCTGGGTGTGGAAGAATGTCGCGAAATCGTGAACAACTTCAGCGCCATTGTCGAGCGCGAGGGCGGCACCGTCCTCAAGATCGATGACTGGGGCGTCAAGGATACGGCATATCCGGTGCGCAAGTTCAATCGTGGCCGGTACGTCCGCATGGAACTGAACATGCCCGGCAAGGCTGTCGCGGAATTGGAACGCAATGTCCGCATCACCGATGGCGTGTTCAAGTTCATCACCGTCAGACTCGCCGAGACTCCTGTTGCGGCAACCGAGGAGGCATAG
- the rpsR gene encoding 30S ribosomal protein S18, with protein sequence MSFKKKFAPRRKYCRFCENPEILLDYKHPEVLNDFVTDRGKIIASRITGTCAKHQRALTREVKRARQMALMFYTATHSTDVLKKSRV encoded by the coding sequence ATGTCCTTTAAGAAGAAATTCGCACCCCGGAGAAAGTACTGCCGTTTCTGCGAGAATCCCGAGATCCTGCTTGATTACAAGCATCCCGAAGTCCTGAACGATTTCGTGACCGATCGCGGCAAGATCATTGCCAGCCGCATCACCGGCACCTGCGCCAAGCACCAGCGGGCTCTCACCCGTGAAGTGAAGCGCGCCCGCCAGATGGCTCTGATGTTCTACACGGCTACCCACAGCACCGACGTGCTCAAAAAATCTAGAGTCTAG
- the rplI gene encoding 50S ribosomal protein L9, with protein MKVILRADVDNLGRLGDIVAVRPGYGRNYLLPQGLASMATPGNLKVFEQERRKLQAMNDAVKAEAAALAAKIEAAKVVIEVRVGDGDKLYGSVTTPQIATILEEQGVEVDRRKIQLEDGIRSLGEYVIDVKLHPEVVAKLTVNVVKFGRPEQVNEPEPQADATEEAAAE; from the coding sequence ATGAAGGTCATTTTGAGAGCAGACGTGGATAATCTGGGCCGACTTGGCGACATCGTCGCGGTCCGTCCCGGTTATGGCAGAAATTATCTGTTGCCTCAGGGTCTTGCCTCCATGGCAACTCCCGGCAACCTGAAGGTCTTTGAACAGGAACGCCGCAAGCTGCAGGCCATGAACGACGCCGTCAAGGCCGAGGCAGCCGCTTTGGCCGCCAAGATCGAGGCCGCCAAGGTCGTGATCGAAGTGCGCGTGGGCGACGGCGACAAGCTTTACGGCTCCGTCACCACTCCCCAGATCGCCACGATCCTGGAAGAGCAGGGCGTGGAAGTGGATCGCCGCAAGATCCAGCTCGAAGACGGCATCCGCTCCCTGGGCGAATACGTCATCGACGTGAAGCTGCACCCCGAAGTCGTGGCCAAGCTGACCGTGAACGTGGTCAAGTTTGGTCGTCCTGAGCAGGTGAACGAACCCGAACCGCAGGCCGATGCAACCGAAGAAGCCGCCGCGGAATAA
- the dnaB gene encoding replicative DNA helicase yields MQPKKPPRNKFGQRLETRIQPEEALQKASSDLLRRVPPHNTEAEQAVLGGVFLRNDIFHTLVDTINDEDFYSPVHRTIYQAFQELYRRREPVDLVTVAEYLQTKGQLDEVGGTVYLASLAESVASASNSVFHAQIVRDKSVRRRLIQTSSEILTSCFEAGEQTESLLDQAEQQIFSIAESKGKPVFMSSKDLVQRVFEQLETRAGQGELVTGVPTGYTDFDQMTAGLQKSDLIILAARPSMGKTALALNMGMRAAIQHDVPVAVFSLEMSMDQLMMRLLGCHGRVDLSRLRSGYLNDEDWSRLYQAAEDLSRAPIYIDDTPALSTMEIRARSRRLKAEKGVGLIIVDYLQLMRSSHKSDSREQEISDISRNLKALAKELEVPVIALSQLNRKVEERSDKRPMISDLRESGAIEQDADVIVFIYRDAAYNKAEDNPNKNIAEIIIGKQRNGPVGAIRLGYFGQYTVFENLTEVGLPSENGGVY; encoded by the coding sequence ATGCAACCGAAGAAGCCGCCGCGGAATAAGTTCGGGCAGCGCCTCGAAACTCGAATCCAACCAGAGGAGGCCTTGCAAAAGGCCTCTTCTGATTTGTTGCGCCGAGTCCCCCCGCACAACACCGAAGCCGAACAGGCGGTGCTGGGCGGGGTTTTTCTGCGTAACGACATTTTTCATACTCTGGTCGACACGATAAACGACGAGGATTTCTATTCTCCGGTGCACCGCACCATCTATCAGGCCTTCCAGGAACTCTACCGCCGCCGCGAGCCCGTCGATCTGGTCACGGTGGCCGAATATCTGCAGACCAAGGGCCAGCTCGACGAGGTCGGCGGCACGGTCTATCTCGCCTCCCTGGCCGAGTCCGTGGCCTCGGCGTCCAACTCAGTCTTTCACGCCCAGATCGTGCGCGACAAGTCCGTGCGGCGCAGGCTCATCCAGACCTCTTCCGAGATCCTGACCAGTTGCTTCGAAGCCGGCGAGCAGACAGAATCCCTGCTGGATCAGGCCGAGCAGCAGATTTTCTCCATCGCCGAATCCAAGGGCAAGCCCGTCTTCATGAGCAGCAAGGACCTGGTCCAGCGGGTCTTCGAGCAGCTTGAGACGCGGGCCGGGCAGGGCGAGCTGGTCACGGGCGTGCCCACGGGCTACACCGATTTCGATCAGATGACCGCCGGACTGCAGAAGTCCGACCTGATCATTCTCGCGGCCCGCCCGTCCATGGGCAAGACCGCCCTGGCACTGAACATGGGCATGCGCGCCGCCATTCAGCACGATGTACCCGTGGCGGTCTTCTCGCTTGAAATGTCCATGGACCAGCTCATGATGCGCCTTCTGGGTTGTCACGGACGCGTGGACCTGAGCCGTCTGCGCAGCGGCTATCTGAACGACGAGGACTGGAGCAGGCTCTATCAGGCCGCCGAGGATCTTTCCCGGGCGCCCATCTACATCGACGACACTCCGGCCCTTTCGACCATGGAAATACGGGCCCGCAGCCGGCGCCTCAAGGCCGAGAAGGGCGTGGGGCTCATCATCGTCGACTATCTGCAGCTCATGCGCTCTTCCCACAAGAGCGACTCCCGCGAGCAGGAAATTTCGGATATCTCGCGTAACCTCAAGGCCCTGGCCAAGGAACTTGAGGTGCCGGTCATCGCCCTGTCGCAGCTCAACCGCAAGGTCGAGGAGCGTTCCGACAAGCGGCCCATGATCTCGGATTTGCGCGAATCCGGAGCCATCGAGCAGGACGCCGACGTCATTGTCTTCATCTACCGCGACGCGGCCTACAACAAGGCCGAGGACAATCCGAACAAGAATATCGCCGAGATCATCATCGGCAAACAGCGTAACGGCCCTGTCGGGGCCATCCGTCTGGGCTATTTCGGTCAGTACACTGTTTTCGAGAATCTTACGGAAGTGGGGTTGCCGTCCGAGAACGGCGGCGTGTACTGA
- a CDS encoding phenylacetate--CoA ligase family protein: MKAYCPEEFFSRSELDKVQKTRLATTLERAAKSEFYGHRFAETGIRPEAITSAADITRLPFTTKDDLRSAYPARMLTRPVTDMVRLHASSGTTGSATVIYYTRNDIDSWADLMARCMHMVGIRAEDTFQNMSGYGLFTGGLGIHYGAERLGCLTIPAGAGNSKRQLKLLEDFQVSVVHIIPSYALHLGTVKDELGYTPDRLNLRVALIGAEPHTAAIRQRIEEVYGIKAYNSYGLSEMNGPGVAFECLEQNGMHIWEDAYLAEIVDPETGEQLPDGEVGELVITTLCREGMPLIRYRTKDLTRFIPGDCACGRAHRRLDRIMGRADDMIILKGVNIYPMQVEQVLMSIPEVGQNYLIVLERDGYLDQMRVKVEVKEEYFVEDMRELKSLQSRISSRLRDEILITARIDLVEQNSLPKSEGKAQRVLDLRE; the protein is encoded by the coding sequence ATGAAAGCCTATTGCCCGGAAGAATTTTTTTCGCGCAGCGAATTGGACAAGGTTCAGAAAACGCGTCTTGCAACCACTCTCGAACGTGCTGCCAAGTCCGAATTTTATGGCCACCGCTTCGCCGAAACGGGAATACGCCCCGAGGCGATCACTTCCGCCGCCGACATCACGCGCCTCCCCTTCACCACCAAGGATGACCTGCGCAGCGCCTACCCCGCGCGCATGCTGACCCGGCCCGTGACCGACATGGTCCGCCTGCACGCATCCTCGGGTACCACGGGTTCGGCCACGGTCATCTACTACACCAGAAACGACATCGATTCCTGGGCCGATCTCATGGCCCGGTGCATGCACATGGTCGGAATCAGGGCCGAGGACACTTTTCAGAACATGTCCGGCTACGGCCTCTTCACCGGCGGTCTTGGCATTCACTACGGAGCCGAGCGGCTGGGCTGCCTGACCATCCCGGCCGGGGCGGGCAATTCCAAGCGCCAGCTCAAGCTGCTGGAAGATTTTCAGGTTTCCGTCGTCCATATCATCCCGTCCTATGCCCTGCATCTGGGCACGGTCAAAGACGAGCTTGGCTACACTCCCGATCGCCTGAACCTGCGCGTGGCCCTCATCGGTGCGGAGCCGCACACCGCGGCCATCCGGCAGCGCATCGAGGAAGTCTACGGAATCAAGGCCTACAACTCCTACGGGCTGTCCGAGATGAACGGTCCGGGCGTGGCTTTCGAGTGCCTTGAGCAGAACGGCATGCACATCTGGGAGGACGCCTACCTGGCCGAAATCGTTGATCCGGAAACGGGCGAGCAGTTGCCGGACGGCGAAGTCGGCGAGCTGGTCATCACCACACTGTGCCGCGAGGGCATGCCGCTGATTCGCTATCGCACCAAGGACCTGACCCGCTTCATTCCCGGCGACTGCGCCTGCGGCCGCGCGCATCGTCGCCTGGACCGCATCATGGGCCGCGCCGACGACATGATCATCCTGAAGGGGGTCAATATCTACCCCATGCAGGTCGAGCAGGTGCTGATGAGCATTCCGGAGGTCGGGCAGAATTATCTGATCGTGCTGGAGCGTGACGGCTATCTGGACCAGATGCGCGTCAAGGTGGAGGTCAAGGAAGAGTACTTCGTGGAAGACATGCGTGAACTCAAGAGCCTGCAAAGTCGCATCAGCTCCAGGCTGCGCGACGAGATCCTCATTACCGCGCGCATCGATCTGGTGGAGCAGAACTCCTTGCCCAAGTCGGAAGGCAAGGCACAGCGGGTTCTGGATCTGCGCGAATAA
- a CDS encoding ATP-binding protein gives MSIRRHPDNFSKSRHSMHDSPFENMSETAQHFSTPQLEDIFQSVLSDIQSHRLLSCVIGFPKSGKTFFLNRLKSAQSAHTLSITASSGLTLSQTINENLSPEKENKAALTQLLREKKHVILFVDNAHLLTDADFAFLGGLFSLTKHLTTVLQVVLVGNGEIVHRLARPENRPIYNMLGAIWTLPKLTREQSLAYIRFLLDGAGLATDLIGNPEAVAKRAAGVIGILRMLTMTLALKALHSDQCCDAEEALNFKTNCPDTEAPMPDEAMPTQNMASGNSWMAGVVLALSMAAIIGTFLFFFSWLMPEARMSDLFHAFTGTPRETTVEPAPSAPALPENIHTASGSVHWQSVAKTVFRKRTTDGPYSLQLGAYPTMESLLLHLPRFMDQKQPLFWNQDQSGEAPFTLFVGRFESFEQAGRFASQNSLADTPVVFRPFVATVGPLTDQQQIDRASMSLGLPEQLNIFERELVSGIEIQFALERSRDDALAHCTRAEEKGLSCAVTQYE, from the coding sequence ATGAGTATCAGACGCCACCCCGATAACTTTTCGAAAAGCAGACATTCCATGCACGACTCACCTTTTGAAAACATGTCCGAAACTGCACAGCACTTCAGTACTCCGCAGCTTGAAGACATTTTTCAATCTGTCTTGAGCGACATACAAAGCCATCGTCTGCTGAGCTGTGTGATCGGATTTCCAAAATCAGGCAAGACTTTTTTTCTGAACCGCCTAAAGTCTGCCCAAAGCGCCCACACGTTAAGCATCACCGCATCATCCGGACTGACACTTTCTCAAACGATAAATGAAAATTTGTCACCCGAGAAAGAAAATAAAGCGGCTTTGACCCAACTGCTTCGCGAAAAGAAGCACGTCATTCTCTTTGTCGACAATGCCCATCTGCTCACGGATGCGGATTTCGCCTTTCTTGGAGGTCTTTTCAGCCTGACAAAGCACCTCACAACAGTGCTCCAGGTTGTCCTGGTCGGAAACGGAGAGATCGTGCACCGGCTGGCCCGACCCGAAAACCGGCCCATCTACAACATGCTCGGAGCCATCTGGACTCTTCCCAAACTGACCCGCGAACAGTCGCTGGCCTACATCCGCTTTCTCCTCGACGGGGCCGGGCTGGCGACAGACCTCATCGGCAATCCCGAAGCGGTGGCCAAACGCGCGGCCGGAGTGATCGGCATCCTGCGCATGCTGACCATGACGCTCGCCTTGAAGGCCCTGCATTCGGATCAATGCTGCGATGCCGAAGAGGCCCTGAATTTCAAAACCAACTGCCCGGACACTGAGGCCCCGATGCCGGACGAAGCCATGCCGACCCAGAACATGGCCTCCGGCAACTCCTGGATGGCAGGCGTGGTCCTGGCCCTGAGCATGGCGGCAATCATCGGAACATTTTTATTCTTTTTTTCCTGGCTCATGCCGGAGGCGCGCATGAGCGACCTTTTCCATGCCTTCACCGGAACGCCACGGGAAACGACTGTCGAGCCCGCTCCGAGCGCTCCCGCCCTCCCGGAAAACATCCACACGGCGTCCGGGTCCGTACACTGGCAGAGCGTGGCCAAAACCGTCTTCCGCAAGCGCACCACCGACGGCCCCTATTCACTCCAGCTCGGCGCCTATCCGACCATGGAATCCCTCTTGCTGCACCTGCCGCGCTTCATGGACCAGAAACAACCCCTGTTCTGGAACCAGGACCAAAGCGGCGAAGCCCCCTTCACCCTGTTCGTGGGCCGCTTCGAAAGTTTCGAGCAGGCCGGAAGATTCGCATCCCAAAACAGCCTGGCCGATACGCCGGTGGTCTTCAGGCCATTTGTGGCCACGGTGGGCCCGCTCACGGATCAGCAGCAGATCGACCGCGCAAGCATGAGCCTTGGACTGCCAGAGCAGCTGAACATTTTCGAACGCGAGCTGGTCAGCGGCATTGAGATCCAGTTCGCCCTCGAACGGTCCCGCGACGATGCCCTGGCGCATTGCACCCGCGCCGAGGAAAAAGGGCTGTCCTGCGCGGTCACGCAATACGAATGA
- a CDS encoding DMT family transporter, with amino-acid sequence MTFFPALPFISLFVGMLLWGSSFVAFKYAVMFFDPIVVVFMRMALSAFLFLLVLPRWRPRNLRREDLGFMVFMALCEPCFYFVFEGQALTLTSASQAGMVAATLPILVAVCAGFFLGEQLSSRSWTGLVLALAGVVWVSISGVATEAAPRPLLGNFLELLAMFCAAGYTVSMKKLCARYSPWFLTAVQSMVGTVFFFPLLFLPSTALPVAFPVGPSLAVLYLCVFISIGAYGFYNYGISKLPAWQASAFVNLIPVFSMLLGWLCLDERLNFSQLAGVGVVFAGVLLCQQWPETENRNTLVRDLAEEGALVESVTVSLDGTSLESVLVPVRGKD; translated from the coding sequence ATGACATTTTTTCCAGCCCTTCCCTTTATTTCACTCTTTGTCGGCATGCTGCTTTGGGGCAGCTCTTTTGTGGCCTTCAAGTATGCCGTGATGTTTTTCGATCCCATTGTCGTCGTCTTCATGCGCATGGCTCTTTCAGCCTTTCTGTTTCTGCTCGTGCTGCCGCGCTGGCGTCCCCGGAACCTGCGCAGGGAGGATCTGGGGTTCATGGTCTTCATGGCCCTGTGCGAACCGTGTTTCTATTTTGTGTTCGAGGGCCAGGCCCTGACCCTGACCTCGGCTTCCCAGGCAGGCATGGTCGCGGCTACGCTGCCGATTCTGGTGGCGGTCTGCGCGGGCTTTTTTCTTGGGGAGCAACTGAGCTCGCGCTCATGGACCGGGCTTGTCCTGGCCTTGGCCGGAGTGGTCTGGGTCAGCATCTCGGGAGTTGCCACGGAAGCGGCTCCACGTCCGCTTTTGGGCAATTTTCTTGAGCTGCTGGCCATGTTCTGCGCGGCTGGCTACACCGTGAGTATGAAAAAGCTCTGCGCCCGCTATTCCCCATGGTTTCTGACCGCCGTGCAGTCCATGGTAGGCACGGTTTTCTTTTTTCCGCTTCTTTTTCTGCCATCGACGGCCTTGCCGGTGGCCTTTCCCGTTGGTCCAAGTCTGGCCGTGCTCTACCTGTGCGTGTTCATAAGCATCGGCGCGTACGGTTTCTACAATTACGGGATCAGCAAGCTTCCGGCCTGGCAGGCTTCGGCTTTTGTCAACCTCATCCCGGTCTTCTCCATGCTCCTGGGCTGGCTTTGCCTTGATGAACGGCTCAATTTTTCGCAACTTGCGGGAGTGGGAGTGGTTTTTGCCGGGGTGCTGCTGTGTCAGCAGTGGCCGGAGACTGAAAACAGAAACACCCTCGTCCGCGATCTGGCGGAAGAGGGTGCCCTGGTTGAATCCGTGACGGTATCCCTCGACGGGACGTCTCTTGAAAGTGTCCTTGTTCCGGTGCGCGGCAAGGATTGA
- a CDS encoding ATP-binding protein produces MKRKIIEIDEEKCTGCGQCVTGCAEGALAIIDGKAKIVRDMFCDGLGACIGHCPEDALHIIEREADEFDEEAAMEHVRKVGGVEALVHGAGHGGCPSAQVSTRTPGHGGCPSAGMMQMSPCEQANVPAGQVGSALTHWPVQIRLIPPHAPFLQDADLLIAGDCCPVAAPDFHARFLAGRTIMLGCPKFDNAGEYVEKLTQVFAQNRIKSVTILEMEVPCCSGLSRIVAQALTGSGKNIPCVRAIVGRDGKTTEEAFTPAVAAPAGLTRL; encoded by the coding sequence ATGAAAAGAAAAATCATCGAGATAGACGAAGAAAAATGCACGGGCTGCGGCCAGTGCGTGACTGGATGCGCCGAGGGCGCTTTGGCCATCATCGACGGCAAGGCCAAGATCGTAAGGGATATGTTTTGTGACGGGCTTGGGGCCTGCATCGGGCACTGCCCGGAGGACGCGCTGCATATCATAGAGCGCGAAGCAGACGAATTCGACGAGGAAGCCGCCATGGAGCATGTGCGCAAGGTGGGCGGCGTCGAGGCCCTGGTTCACGGAGCGGGACATGGTGGCTGCCCATCGGCCCAAGTTTCGACCCGCACGCCCGGCCACGGCGGCTGCCCTTCGGCCGGCATGATGCAGATGAGCCCCTGCGAGCAGGCCAACGTGCCCGCCGGACAGGTCGGCTCCGCCCTGACCCACTGGCCGGTTCAGATTCGTCTGATCCCGCCCCACGCGCCCTTCCTGCAGGACGCGGACCTGTTGATCGCTGGCGACTGCTGCCCTGTGGCGGCCCCGGACTTCCACGCTCGGTTCCTGGCCGGGAGGACCATCATGCTCGGTTGCCCGAAATTCGACAACGCCGGGGAATACGTGGAGAAATTGACGCAGGTCTTTGCCCAGAACAGAATCAAGTCCGTGACCATCCTGGAGATGGAAGTGCCCTGCTGCTCCGGACTTTCGCGCATCGTCGCCCAGGCCCTGACCGGAAGCGGCAAGAACATCCCTTGCGTGCGGGCCATCGTGGGCCGGGACGGCAAGACCACCGAAGAAGCGTTTACTCCCGCCGTGGCGGCTCCCGCAGGACTGACCCGGCTCTAG
- a CDS encoding amino acid ABC transporter ATP-binding protein: MHKQPIIDVQSIDKFFYTPERLQALNRVSCTVAHGEVVVIIGPSGSGKSTFLRCLNRLEYADTGHIIIDGVDILDPKCDINAIRAEVGMVFQSFNLFPHKTVLENLTMAQMTVRGRSKKEAEAKGMALLEKVGIAEKFAARPEQLSGGQQQRVAIARSLAMDPKIMLFDEPTSALDPEMVGEVLDVMKNLAREGMTMVVVTHEMGFAREVADRVLFMDKGEILEQGAPEHFFTAPTLERTKEFLGQIL, translated from the coding sequence ATGCACAAGCAGCCCATCATCGACGTACAAAGCATCGACAAGTTCTTCTACACCCCGGAGCGCCTTCAGGCCTTGAACCGCGTCTCCTGCACCGTGGCGCACGGCGAGGTCGTGGTCATCATCGGACCGTCCGGCTCCGGCAAATCAACCTTCCTGCGCTGCCTGAATCGGCTGGAATACGCCGATACCGGCCACATCATCATCGACGGCGTGGACATTCTCGATCCCAAATGCGATATCAACGCGATTCGCGCCGAGGTGGGCATGGTCTTCCAGTCCTTCAACCTCTTCCCGCACAAGACGGTGCTGGAAAACCTGACCATGGCCCAGATGACGGTCCGCGGGCGTTCCAAAAAAGAGGCCGAGGCCAAGGGCATGGCGCTCCTTGAAAAGGTCGGCATCGCCGAAAAATTCGCGGCCCGGCCCGAGCAGCTTTCCGGCGGCCAGCAGCAACGCGTGGCCATCGCGCGCTCCCTGGCCATGGATCCAAAGATCATGCTTTTCGACGAACCCACTTCCGCCCTCGATCCGGAAATGGTCGGCGAGGTTCTCGACGTCATGAAGAACCTGGCCCGCGAAGGCATGACCATGGTCGTGGTCACCCACGAAATGGGTTTCGCGCGTGAGGTGGCGGACCGGGTCCTCTTCATGGACAAAGGCGAAATTCTGGAACAGGGCGCGCCCGAACATTTCTTCACCGCGCCCACCCTGGAACGAACCAAGGAGTTTTTGGGGCAAATTCTCTGA